A single window of Danio rerio strain Tuebingen ecotype United States chromosome 15, GRCz12tu, whole genome shotgun sequence DNA harbors:
- the LOC100334838 gene encoding gastrula zinc finger protein XlCGF8.2DB-like isoform X2, which produces MTVDTALHTALSKQLTNDEFHHKCPLTNVCVSLFTLDRIVPEEKSEESLDQQENLSVHTGESLYTCPQCGKTFIDRHSFNAHILIHTKDKPHNTCAQCGKSFVHKKSLNVHMRTHSGVKPHVCSQCGKSFSYKHCLNAHVRIHTGEKPFSCRQCAESFTHQGQLQLHMKTHTGEKPPVYTCQQCGKSFGTITILKVHMLIHAGGKPFGCEQCGRRFSHKSLLKNHLKAHAGEKPYTCPQCERSFLYKGSLNDHIRSHTGEKPFACPQCGKGFGRNGNLKVHMRIHTRKKS; this is translated from the coding sequence atgactgtggacactgcactacacacagctctgtccaaacagcttacaaatgaTGAGTTTCATCACAAGTGCCCtttaacaaatgtgtgtgtgtccctCTTCACCCTAGATCGGATTGTGCCGGAAGAGAAGAGCGAAGAGAGTTTGGATCAGCAGGAAAACCTCAgtgttcacactggagagagtcTGTACAcctgccctcagtgtgggaagacgTTTATAGATAGACACTCCTTTAATGCCCACATACTAATTCACACTAAAGACAAGCCTCACAACACCTGCGCTCAATGCGGAAAGAGTTTCGTACACAAGAAATCTCTCAATGTCCACATGAGGACTCACTCCGGAGTGAAGCCGCACGTCTGCtcgcagtgtggaaagagcttctcaTACAAACACTGTCTGAATGCGCACGTAagaatccacaccggagagaagccgttcaGCTGCCGGCAGTGTGCAGAGAGCTTCACTCATCAAGGACAGCTCCAGCTCCACATGaagactcacactggagagaaaccgccCGTCTACACCTGCCAGCAGTGCGGGAAGAGCTTCGGCACCATCACTATCCTCAAAGTCCACATGTTGATCCACGCCGGAGGGAAGCCGTTCGGCTGTGAGCAGTGCGGGAGACGCTTCAGTCACAAGTCACTGCTTAAAAACCACCTGAAAGCCCACGctggagagaagccgtacacCTGCCCTCAGTGCGAGAGGAGTTTCTTATATAAAGGCTCTCTCAATGACCACATCAGAagtcacaccggagagaagccgttcgCCTGCCCACAGTGTGGAAAAGGTTTCGGTAGAAATGGAAACCTGAAAgtccacatgaggatccacactagaaAGAAATCCTAA
- the LOC100334838 gene encoding gastrula zinc finger protein XlCGF8.2DB-like isoform X1 has translation MAFIKEESEDIKIEETFTVKHEETEEAFRVKHEDPEEQTDRIVPEEKSEESLDQQENLSVHTGESLYTCPQCGKTFIDRHSFNAHILIHTKDKPHNTCAQCGKSFVHKKSLNVHMRTHSGVKPHVCSQCGKSFSYKHCLNAHVRIHTGEKPFSCRQCAESFTHQGQLQLHMKTHTGEKPPVYTCQQCGKSFGTITILKVHMLIHAGGKPFGCEQCGRRFSHKSLLKNHLKAHAGEKPYTCPQCERSFLYKGSLNDHIRSHTGEKPFACPQCGKGFGRNGNLKVHMRIHTRKKS, from the exons atggcgtttattaaagaggagagtgaagacatcaagattgaagaaacattcacagtcaaacatgaagagactgaagaagctttcagagtcaaacatgaagatcctgaggaacaaacag ATCGGATTGTGCCGGAAGAGAAGAGCGAAGAGAGTTTGGATCAGCAGGAAAACCTCAgtgttcacactggagagagtcTGTACAcctgccctcagtgtgggaagacgTTTATAGATAGACACTCCTTTAATGCCCACATACTAATTCACACTAAAGACAAGCCTCACAACACCTGCGCTCAATGCGGAAAGAGTTTCGTACACAAGAAATCTCTCAATGTCCACATGAGGACTCACTCCGGAGTGAAGCCGCACGTCTGCtcgcagtgtggaaagagcttctcaTACAAACACTGTCTGAATGCGCACGTAagaatccacaccggagagaagccgttcaGCTGCCGGCAGTGTGCAGAGAGCTTCACTCATCAAGGACAGCTCCAGCTCCACATGaagactcacactggagagaaaccgccCGTCTACACCTGCCAGCAGTGCGGGAAGAGCTTCGGCACCATCACTATCCTCAAAGTCCACATGTTGATCCACGCCGGAGGGAAGCCGTTCGGCTGTGAGCAGTGCGGGAGACGCTTCAGTCACAAGTCACTGCTTAAAAACCACCTGAAAGCCCACGctggagagaagccgtacacCTGCCCTCAGTGCGAGAGGAGTTTCTTATATAAAGGCTCTCTCAATGACCACATCAGAagtcacaccggagagaagccgttcgCCTGCCCACAGTGTGGAAAAGGTTTCGGTAGAAATGGAAACCTGAAAgtccacatgaggatccacactagaaAGAAATCCTAA
- the LOC100334838 gene encoding gastrula zinc finger protein XlCGF8.2DB-like (The RefSeq protein has 3 substitutions compared to this genomic sequence) — translation MAFIKEESEDIKIEETFTVKHEETEEAFRVKHEDPEEQTDRIVPEEKSEESLDQQENLSVHTGESLYTCPQCGKTFIHRHSFNAHILIHTKDKPHNTCAQCGKSFVHKKSLNVHMRTHSGVKPHVCSQCGKSFSYKHCLNAHVRIHTGEKPFSCRQCAESFTHQGQLQLHMKTHTGEKPPVYTCQQCGKSFGTITILKVHMLIHAGGKPFGCEQCGRRFSHKSLLKNHLKAHAGEKPYTCPQCERSFLYKGSLNDHIRSHTGEKPFACSQCGKGFGRNGNLKVHMRIHTRKKP, via the exons atggcgtttattaaagaggagagtgaagacatcaagattgaagaaacattcacagtcaaacatgaagagactgaagaagctttcagagtcaaacatgaagatcctgaggaacaaacag ATCGGATTGTGCCGGAAGAGAAGAGCGAAGAGAGTTTGGATCAGCAGGAAAACCTCAgtgttcacactggagagagtcTGTACAcctgccctcagtgtgggaagacgTTTATAGATAGACACTCCTTTAATGCCCACATACTAATTCACACTAAAGACAAGCCTCACAACACCTGCGCTCAATGCGGAAAGAGTTTCGTACACAAGAAATCTCTCAATGTCCACATGAGGACTCACTCCGGAGTGAAGCCGCACGTCTGCtcgcagtgtggaaagagcttctcaTACAAACACTGTCTGAATGCGCACGTAagaatccacaccggagagaagccgttcaGCTGCCGGCAGTGTGCAGAGAGCTTCACTCATCAAGGACAGCTCCAGCTCCACATGaagactcacactggagagaaaccgccCGTCTACACCTGCCAGCAGTGCGGGAAGAGCTTCGGCACCATCACTATCCTCAAAGTCCACATGTTGATCCACGCCGGAGGGAAGCCGTTCGGCTGTGAGCAGTGCGGGAGACGCTTCAGTCACAAGTCACTGCTTAAAAACCACCTGAAAGCCCACGctggagagaagccgtacacCTGCCCTCAGTGCGAGAGGAGTTTCTTATATAAAGGCTCTCTCAATGACCACATCAGAagtcacaccggagagaagccgttcgCCTGCCCACAGTGTGGAAAAGGTTTCGGTAGAAATGGAAACCTGAAAgtccacatgaggatccacactagaaAGAAATCCTAA
- the si:dkey-77f5.8 gene encoding uncharacterized protein si:dkey-77f5.8 isoform X1, whose translation MTSQRCAPLLYLQVPLKDCLKMAFIKEESEDVRIEETFTVKHEETEEAFRVKHEDPEKQTDPVVLKEETEEIVNLDQQENLKVYRWIHTGEKPHTCSHCEKIFVHKRSLDAHMETHTRVKRFTCHTCGARFSQRGHFTSHMLTHSGEKPFACLQCGRSFAENKNLRAHMRIHTGERPFTCHTCGKSFTQQGHFASHMLTHSGQKPFACLQCGKSFSEKKNLKAHMRIHTGEKPFTCHTCGKRFTQQGHFTSHMRTHSGEKPFVCHQCGRSFVSKENMKVHMRIHTGEKPFSCQHCGRRFTQKAALEGHLTIHSRKMLYTCQICRVNYKTKHGFRCHMDIHTDLIALKEEFGENKKPYTCSHCGKSFHYKASVKRHEVIHTGEKPYVCPQCGKGFTQKFVLKIHQSVHTGVKPYSCTECGKGFTSTSALNCHMSVHTGEKPYACPQCGKRFSQKRSLFNHISVHIGEKPHTCKTSRASLSTKQNLRRHMIIHTNERPFACSHCEKSFRHNRSLTRHKKVHLEMKD comes from the exons ATGACGTCACAACGCTGCGCCCCGCTCCTCTATCTGCAAGTCCCTCTGAAAG ACTGcttaaagatggcgtttattaaagaggagagtgaagacgtGAGGATTGAAGAAACCttcacagtcaaacatgaagagACTGAAGAAGCTTTCAGAGTCAAACATGAAGATCCTGAGAAACAgacag ACCCGGTTGTGCTGAAGGAGGAGACTGAAGAGATCGTTAATCTCGATCAGCAGGAAAACCTGAAAGTTTACCGgtggattcacactggagagaaacctcaCACTTGCTCTCACTGTGAAAAGATTTTTGTTCACAAAAGGTCTCTTGATGCCCACATGGAAACTCACACTAGAGTGAAGCGTTTTACCTGCCATACATGTGGAGCAAGGTTCAGTCAACGAGGACACTTCACATCCCACATGTTGACCCACTCCGGAGAGAAACCTTTCGCCTGCCTTCAGTGTGGAAGGAGTTTTGCTGAAAATAAAAACCTGAGAgcccacatgaggattcacaccggagagagacCATTTACCTGTCATacatgtggaaagagtttcactcaACAGGGACACTTTGCATCCCACATGTTGACCCACTCCGGACAGAAACCTTTCGCCTGccttcagtgtggaaagagtttcagtgaaaaaaaaaacttgaaagcccacatgaggattcacaccggagagaagcctttTACCTGTCATACGTGTGGAAAGAGGTTTACTCAACAAGGACACTTCACATCCCACATGAGGACTCACTCCGGAGAGAAACCTTTCGTCTGCCATCAGTGTGGAAGGAGTTTCGTGAGCAAGGAGAACATGAAGGtgcacatgaggattcacaccggagagaagcctttcagctgtCAACACTGTGGAAGGCGTTTCACTCAGAAAGCAGCTCTTGAAGGCCACCTGACCATTCACAGCAGAAAGATGCTCTACACCTGCCAAATATGTAGAGTGAACTACAAAACTAAACATGGCTTTAGATGTCACATGGACATTCACACCG ATCTGATTGCGCTGAAGGAAGAGTTTGGAGAAAACAAGAAGCCTTACACGTGCTCTCATTGCGGAAAGAGTTTTCATTATAAAGCTTCTGTTAAACGCCATGAagtgattcacactggagagaagccttacGTCTGTCCACAGTGTGGAAAAGGTTTCACGCAAAAATTTGTGCTTAAAATCCACCAGAGTGTCCACACTGGAGTGAAGCCCTACTCGTGCACGGAGTGTGGGAAAGGTTTTACAAGTACAAGCGCTCTGAATTGCCACATGAgcgtccacactggagagaagccgtacgCTTGCCCTCAATGTGGGAAGAGATTTTCACAAAAAAGATCTCTGTTTAACCACATATCGGTTCATATCGGAGAGAAGCCTCACACCTGTAAAACAAGTAGAGCGAGCCtatcaacaaaacaaaatcttAGACGTCACATGATCATTCACACCAATGAGAGGCCGTTTGCTTGTTCTCACTGTGAAAAGAGCTTCAGACACAACAGGTCTCTTACTAGGCACAAGAAGGTTCACTTagaaatgaaggattaa
- the si:dkey-77f5.8 gene encoding uncharacterized protein si:dkey-77f5.8 isoform X2 gives MAFIKEESEDVRIEETFTVKHEETEEAFRVKHEDPEKQTDPVVLKEETEEIVNLDQQENLKVYRWIHTGEKPHTCSHCEKIFVHKRSLDAHMETHTRVKRFTCHTCGARFSQRGHFTSHMLTHSGEKPFACLQCGRSFAENKNLRAHMRIHTGERPFTCHTCGKSFTQQGHFASHMLTHSGQKPFACLQCGKSFSEKKNLKAHMRIHTGEKPFTCHTCGKRFTQQGHFTSHMRTHSGEKPFVCHQCGRSFVSKENMKVHMRIHTGEKPFSCQHCGRRFTQKAALEGHLTIHSRKMLYTCQICRVNYKTKHGFRCHMDIHTDLIALKEEFGENKKPYTCSHCGKSFHYKASVKRHEVIHTGEKPYVCPQCGKGFTQKFVLKIHQSVHTGVKPYSCTECGKGFTSTSALNCHMSVHTGEKPYACPQCGKRFSQKRSLFNHISVHIGEKPHTCKTSRASLSTKQNLRRHMIIHTNERPFACSHCEKSFRHNRSLTRHKKVHLEMKD, from the exons atggcgtttattaaagaggagagtgaagacgtGAGGATTGAAGAAACCttcacagtcaaacatgaagagACTGAAGAAGCTTTCAGAGTCAAACATGAAGATCCTGAGAAACAgacag ACCCGGTTGTGCTGAAGGAGGAGACTGAAGAGATCGTTAATCTCGATCAGCAGGAAAACCTGAAAGTTTACCGgtggattcacactggagagaaacctcaCACTTGCTCTCACTGTGAAAAGATTTTTGTTCACAAAAGGTCTCTTGATGCCCACATGGAAACTCACACTAGAGTGAAGCGTTTTACCTGCCATACATGTGGAGCAAGGTTCAGTCAACGAGGACACTTCACATCCCACATGTTGACCCACTCCGGAGAGAAACCTTTCGCCTGCCTTCAGTGTGGAAGGAGTTTTGCTGAAAATAAAAACCTGAGAgcccacatgaggattcacaccggagagagacCATTTACCTGTCATacatgtggaaagagtttcactcaACAGGGACACTTTGCATCCCACATGTTGACCCACTCCGGACAGAAACCTTTCGCCTGccttcagtgtggaaagagtttcagtgaaaaaaaaaacttgaaagcccacatgaggattcacaccggagagaagcctttTACCTGTCATACGTGTGGAAAGAGGTTTACTCAACAAGGACACTTCACATCCCACATGAGGACTCACTCCGGAGAGAAACCTTTCGTCTGCCATCAGTGTGGAAGGAGTTTCGTGAGCAAGGAGAACATGAAGGtgcacatgaggattcacaccggagagaagcctttcagctgtCAACACTGTGGAAGGCGTTTCACTCAGAAAGCAGCTCTTGAAGGCCACCTGACCATTCACAGCAGAAAGATGCTCTACACCTGCCAAATATGTAGAGTGAACTACAAAACTAAACATGGCTTTAGATGTCACATGGACATTCACACCG ATCTGATTGCGCTGAAGGAAGAGTTTGGAGAAAACAAGAAGCCTTACACGTGCTCTCATTGCGGAAAGAGTTTTCATTATAAAGCTTCTGTTAAACGCCATGAagtgattcacactggagagaagccttacGTCTGTCCACAGTGTGGAAAAGGTTTCACGCAAAAATTTGTGCTTAAAATCCACCAGAGTGTCCACACTGGAGTGAAGCCCTACTCGTGCACGGAGTGTGGGAAAGGTTTTACAAGTACAAGCGCTCTGAATTGCCACATGAgcgtccacactggagagaagccgtacgCTTGCCCTCAATGTGGGAAGAGATTTTCACAAAAAAGATCTCTGTTTAACCACATATCGGTTCATATCGGAGAGAAGCCTCACACCTGTAAAACAAGTAGAGCGAGCCtatcaacaaaacaaaatcttAGACGTCACATGATCATTCACACCAATGAGAGGCCGTTTGCTTGTTCTCACTGTGAAAAGAGCTTCAGACACAACAGGTCTCTTACTAGGCACAAGAAGGTTCACTTagaaatgaaggattaa
- the si:dkey-77f5.8 gene encoding uncharacterized protein si:dkey-77f5.8 isoform X3: METHTRVKRFTCHTCGARFSQRGHFTSHMLTHSGEKPFACLQCGRSFAENKNLRAHMRIHTGERPFTCHTCGKSFTQQGHFASHMLTHSGQKPFACLQCGKSFSEKKNLKAHMRIHTGEKPFTCHTCGKRFTQQGHFTSHMRTHSGEKPFVCHQCGRSFVSKENMKVHMRIHTGEKPFSCQHCGRRFTQKAALEGHLTIHSRKMLYTCQICRVNYKTKHGFRCHMDIHTDLIALKEEFGENKKPYTCSHCGKSFHYKASVKRHEVIHTGEKPYVCPQCGKGFTQKFVLKIHQSVHTGVKPYSCTECGKGFTSTSALNCHMSVHTGEKPYACPQCGKRFSQKRSLFNHISVHIGEKPHTCKTSRASLSTKQNLRRHMIIHTNERPFACSHCEKSFRHNRSLTRHKKVHLEMKD; the protein is encoded by the exons ATGGAAACTCACACTAGAGTGAAGCGTTTTACCTGCCATACATGTGGAGCAAGGTTCAGTCAACGAGGACACTTCACATCCCACATGTTGACCCACTCCGGAGAGAAACCTTTCGCCTGCCTTCAGTGTGGAAGGAGTTTTGCTGAAAATAAAAACCTGAGAgcccacatgaggattcacaccggagagagacCATTTACCTGTCATacatgtggaaagagtttcactcaACAGGGACACTTTGCATCCCACATGTTGACCCACTCCGGACAGAAACCTTTCGCCTGccttcagtgtggaaagagtttcagtgaaaaaaaaaacttgaaagcccacatgaggattcacaccggagagaagcctttTACCTGTCATACGTGTGGAAAGAGGTTTACTCAACAAGGACACTTCACATCCCACATGAGGACTCACTCCGGAGAGAAACCTTTCGTCTGCCATCAGTGTGGAAGGAGTTTCGTGAGCAAGGAGAACATGAAGGtgcacatgaggattcacaccggagagaagcctttcagctgtCAACACTGTGGAAGGCGTTTCACTCAGAAAGCAGCTCTTGAAGGCCACCTGACCATTCACAGCAGAAAGATGCTCTACACCTGCCAAATATGTAGAGTGAACTACAAAACTAAACATGGCTTTAGATGTCACATGGACATTCACACCG ATCTGATTGCGCTGAAGGAAGAGTTTGGAGAAAACAAGAAGCCTTACACGTGCTCTCATTGCGGAAAGAGTTTTCATTATAAAGCTTCTGTTAAACGCCATGAagtgattcacactggagagaagccttacGTCTGTCCACAGTGTGGAAAAGGTTTCACGCAAAAATTTGTGCTTAAAATCCACCAGAGTGTCCACACTGGAGTGAAGCCCTACTCGTGCACGGAGTGTGGGAAAGGTTTTACAAGTACAAGCGCTCTGAATTGCCACATGAgcgtccacactggagagaagccgtacgCTTGCCCTCAATGTGGGAAGAGATTTTCACAAAAAAGATCTCTGTTTAACCACATATCGGTTCATATCGGAGAGAAGCCTCACACCTGTAAAACAAGTAGAGCGAGCCtatcaacaaaacaaaatcttAGACGTCACATGATCATTCACACCAATGAGAGGCCGTTTGCTTGTTCTCACTGTGAAAAGAGCTTCAGACACAACAGGTCTCTTACTAGGCACAAGAAGGTTCACTTagaaatgaaggattaa